A single region of the Drosophila takahashii strain IR98-3 E-12201 chromosome 2R, DtakHiC1v2, whole genome shotgun sequence genome encodes:
- the CAP gene encoding uncharacterized protein CAP isoform X12 → MPNNRNRNRNRNRNKRNRNQSQNQNQNPNQSNQQQAEGAEEQREEQEQQEDQERQDSQIAVATSSSSVDDNGNSGSVSNGPTENSKKVTSTLEKSEEEKKEELSEKPATVIRKEEDSDAEMGAKNSKHRKEKSDKQAATNGKAEEQVRPPPTIIRRPPGSPRQAKVIVHRIVREEDKANGEDKSQQQHKVVESKEVVSTEIKESKNLEQLLPETSQLIENVQQQQVENLQVHESNEAQKPDEVDYSKEPAQPEPKEPEQYVLQLQKAMEFVENAHQQHIAAVESHKKDVELSPQEQEKLEAQEEARQQHVAVAPEQQQEKDQQQHVETAPKSVKKIEKKDDVQVKVSPPQQLPPKQTPSKVIIHQIHLEAQDEPTIEEISSTSGGSLAGTLSPPPRYLVESPKNVSSNAQFSRFSRDVQIQELELNSDCSSGEFNSTLPSPLVCEADSESEGSIGVLGAERSPSDPQVPSSSRVEMQQQQEQLRQKRAQKRNALESHFLPQLLNPRYLDSILEENGEATSFRNSSGSAAGNQAEIRTPKLNETFPRSQLDFSRRHKRREEAPSPLKLETKLLEESSDLESCTRLQSALSPQSEDAELVYLSSSASSSVSDLMELELEQAAALAERALVDLDTDASRLILRPDDEMSSTSTTTADRSVTEAETETEMELETGRESEVDESRESTPVNNANSSLSSLLSAATPTPTPTPTPTAADGEQLAKDTKVSGESAVSFGAASPLAATREEFVRNMDKVRELIEMTRREEEQRGGEVPPCSPSPPPVPPPPASSDLPLYSPTTSSSPPFHLTTLQLKRQESNDSHCSDSTTHSQCTAINLASPPLAPQPPTPPLRQKPAPPPAPLVPPTPPQSEPELSVADSDPDTDAIKNLRLLCTEQLASMPYGEQVLEELASVAQNIADQNENKMPYPLPQLPHIKELQLNASEAKSSSFSSSSAWLGLPTQSDPQLLVCLSPGQRELLDAQTQPDDLLDAHQKFVERRGYHELSKAQVREQDHQQQQLEQQSEMLKTAAKMRELRKSLSPEAPPLPPPPVPLKSAETAAKATAHENAKRDDASEQKQKIAASESSSLENKPRRAADLLEQQSAEQRQSSSTTKHTTTTKSTETMSKFPTLDGMESELARMFPQHKGDIFEEQRKRFSNIEFPTSGHPAQTSTQTKRYSNIETSSYESKKRLENGQVIYDVSSSSHEKKEQEEPPVPPIPPPPIMSAPKLNGSTFIDGDVAPKNSQPPKESGGNGTYEEFRQRAKAAADAFGDQRDGDRLDQDRVFKDFDRLSQQMHAELQTTRERREKSASLYDLSGFTRSSATAKEELQQRRHAHMQELEKEIERSARSRQERMSSVPRQMEATPPQTHEIPIELEPRSRRAESMCNLNEPPPRPHTTVGHYTGHQDDWSRYANDLGYSENIARPFAREVEICYQRQNQNQNPNPNQRMPIRAPRLSASTNDLSSSSQYSYDTFNAYGGRRTHAPMLNQAQQQQRPHYGSCYSMIERDPNPRYISTTSRRGVSPAPTPTSPQAAPQVPPPAYDRQQRRSSLPRELHEQQLKYILSKEEELKFEVERLQQERRRLMEEMQRAPVLPAPQRRESYRPAAKLPTLSEDEVFRQQMAEEWMNKVAEREERRQHKIIRISKIEDEQDHSTVDRATISDEFLDRVKERRHKLAMPADSDWESGAESQPQPAVQSQPESDVEAPPIRILEGQAEANLRQLPRHLREFAKFSTSEQLPNGGQMERHEEQERREEATDNSHSSATKKTSIVKTYKVSRLPPSVQARPSYKSNGYVSEPEPNYDSDYSTVRYRTQNPHRVQSVSSAVNVRNLNQDEKLYGTMPNPIKSAQNSYKNQPGRIENYTTGHSSVSEKEKKENLEQSKLSPLYTEGNLSRALAKESGYTSDSNLVFRKKEVPVSSPLSPVEQKQAYKSLQAGGEPPLLGFRKPAPEKPRDLDPNAPPIPPQPPVKGHTLYDFPYNTDTVDGSDVNIHFKTPIRHEQRQNVPEEELAIRQAEHMQKLYHEERRRKYLQELQDMNSRRHTDNFTPSQKSPIALNRYDDFPTDVTLKSLVGPKTVARALFNFQGQSSKELSFRKGDTIYIRRQIDANWYEGEHNAMIGLLPASYVEIVSRDGARTPSKRPSEGQARAKYNFQAQSGIELSLNKGELVTLTRRVDGNWFEGKIANRKGIFPCSYVEVLTDIGAEDIAARTTTVITTQSTTNLRPNLDVLRTNINNEFNTLTQNGAQPPNGILKETRTLHKTDALHVDTSSEPLAYRALYKYRPQNSDELELLEGDVVHVLEKCDDGWFVGTSQRTGCFGTFPGNYVERA, encoded by the exons ATGCCCAATAACCGCAATCGTaatcgcaatcgcaatcgcaaCAAACGCAATCGAAACCAAagccaaaatcaaaatcaaaacccAAACCAAAGCAATCAGCAGCAGGCAGAGGGGGCGGAGGAGCAgcgggaggagcaggagcagcaggaggatcAGGAACGTCAAGACTCACAGATCGCAGTAGCAACCTCTTCTTCCTCCGTAGATGATAATGGAAATTCTGGCAGCGTTTCAAATGGGCCAACGGAAAACAGCAAAAAGGTGACGAGCACTCTTGAGAAAAGCgaagaggaaaaaaaagaagaactaTCCGAGAAACCAGCAACAGTCATCCGAAAAGAAGAAGATTCGGACGCAGAAATGGGTGCCAAAAACTCAAAACACCGCAAGGAAAAGTCCGATAAGCAGGCGGCGACTAATGGAAAAGCCGAAGAGCAGGTgcgcccaccacccactatTATAAGAAGGCCGCCGGGCAGTCCGCGTCAAGCCAAGGTCATAGTTCATCGGATAGTGAGGGAGGAGGACAAGGCAAACGGTGAAGATAaatcgcagcagcaacacaaggTTGTGGAATCCAAGGAGGTTGTATCTACGGAGATTAAGGAATCAAAGAATCTGGAACAGCTACTTCCTGAAACTAGTCAGCTTATAGAAAAcgtacagcagcaacaggttgAAAATCTACAAGTTCATGAAAGTAACGAAGCTCAAAAGCCAGATGAAGTGGATTATTCAAAGGAACCAGCACAGCCTGAGCCAAAAGAACCAGAGCAATATGTGTTGCAACTTCAAAAAGCCATGGAATTTGTGGAGAATGCACACCAGCAACATATTGCTGCGGTAGAAAGTCATAAAAAAGACGTGGAACTAAGTCCACAGGAGCAAGAGAAACTCGAAGCACAAGAAGAagcacggcagcaacatgttgccgtTGCCCCAGAGCAGCAACAGGAGAAGGACCAACAGCAACATGTTGAAACTGCCCCAAAGTCAGTGAAGAAAATCGAGAAAAAAGACGACGTCCAAGTGAAAGTTTCTCCTCCCCAGCAATTGCCTCCCAAACAGACCCCCTCCAAGGTGATTATACACCAGATACACCTGGAAGCCCAAGATGAACCCACCATCGAGGAGATCAGCAGTACTTCCGGTGGCTCTCTGGCCGGAACCCTGTCTCCACCACCCCGCTATTTGGTGGAGTCCCCGAAAAACGTGTCAAGCAACGCTCAATTTTCCCGCTTCTCCCGCGATGTTCAAATCCAGGAACTGGAACTGAACAGCGACTGCAGCTCTGGGGAATTCAACTCCACCCTGCCGTCGCCTCTCGTCTGCGAAGCGGACTCGGAATCAGAGGGATCAATTGGCGTCCTGGGAGCTGAGCGATCTCCGTCGGATCCACAGGTGCCGTCCAGCAGTCGAGTGgaaatgcagcagcagcaggagcaactgCGCCAGAAGCGCGCACAGAAACGGAACGCTCTGGAGTCGCACTTCCTGCCGCAGTTGCTCAATCCCCGCTATCTGGACAGCATCCTGGAGGAGAACGGCGAGGCAACCAGCTTCCGCAACTCCTCTGGTTCCGCTGCAGGCAATCAGGCGGAGATCCGCACGCCCAAGCTAAACGAGACCTTCCCGAGGAGTCAGTTGGACTTTAGTCGCCGGCACAAACGCAGGGAGGAGGCACCGTCGCCGCTGAAACTGGAAACGAAGCTGTTGGAGGAATCATCCGACTTGGAGAGCTGTACCCGTCTCCAGAGCGCCCTGTCGCCCCAATCAGAGGATGCTGAGCTGGTTTACCTGAGTTCCTCCGCCTCGAGTAGTGTGTCCGACCTCATGGAACTGGAACTCGAGCAGGCGGCCGCCTTGGCGGAACGGGCCCTGGTGGATTTGGATACGGATGCCAGCCGTCTGATCCTCCGGCCGGACGATGAGATGAGCAGCACGAGCACCACCACGGCGGACAGGAGTGTGAcggaagcggaaacggaaacggaaatggaacTAGAGACGGGCAGAGAGTCCGAGGTCGATGAGAGTCGCGAGAGCACACCTGTTAACAATGCCAATTCCTCGCTGTCTTCGCTGCTGAGCGCCGCAACGCCGACGCCGACGCCAACGCCAACGCCCACGGCAGCCGATGGCGAGCAATTAGCAAAAGATACAAAAGTATCTGGCGAATCGGCGGTCAGTTTCGGGGCAGCATCGCCGCTAGCGGCCACGCGCGAGGAGTTCGTTCGCAACATGGACAAAGTGCGCGAGTTGATCGAGATGACGCGGCGCGAAGAGGAGCAAAGAGGAGGTGAAGTGCCGCCGTGTTCGCCGTCGCCGCCGCCCGTTCCCCCACCCCCGGCCTCCAGCGACCTACCGCTTTACAGTCCCACCACCTCGTCCTCCCCCCCGTTCCACCTCACCACCCTGCAGCTGAAGCGGCAGGAGTCGAACGACTCCCACTGCTCCGACAGCACCACCCACAGCCAATGCACGGCCATCAACCTGGCCAGTCCCCCACTGGCGCCCCAGCCACCCACACCGCCACTCAGACAAAAGCccgcaccaccaccagcaccactAGTACCACCCACTCCACCCCAATCAGAGCCAGAGCTTTCAGTTGCAGATTCGGATCCCGATACGGATGCCATCAAGAACCTGCGCCTGCTGTGCACCGAGCAGTTGGCCTCCATGCCCTATGGCGAACAGGTGCTCGAGGAGCTAGCCAGCGTGGCCCAGAACATAGCGGATCAGAACGAGAATAAGATGCCCTATCCCCTGCCCCAGTTGCCGCACATCAAGGAGCTGCAGTTGAACGCCAGCGAGGCCaagtcctcctccttctcctcctcctccgcctggcTGGGCCTGCCCACCCAGTCCGATCCCCAGCTGCTGGTGTGCCTCTCGCCAGGTCAGAGGGAGCTGCTGGACGCCCAGACCCAGCCGGACGACCTCCTGGACGCCCACCAGAAGTTCGTGGAGCGTCGGGGCTACCATGAGTTGTCCAAGGCGCAGGTGCGCGAGCAGgatcaccagcagcagcaactggagCAGCAGAGCGAGATGCTCAAGACGGCGGCCAAGATGCGCGAATTGCGCAAGAGCCTCTCGCCAGAGGCTCCCCCCCTGCCCCCGCCGCCTGTGCCGCTGAAGAGCGCCGAAACGGCGGCCAAGGCGACTGCTCATGAAAACGCCAAGAGAGATGACGCAAGCGAACAAAAGCAGAAGATCGCGGCCAGCGAATCGTCATCGCTTGAAAATAAACCAAGGCGAGCAGCTGATCTCCTCGAGCAGCAGTCGGCAGAGCAACGCcagagcagcagcaccaccaagcacaccaccaccaccaagaGCACAGAGACCATGTCCAAGTTTCCCACGCTGGACGGCATGGAGAGCGAGCTGGCCAGGATGTTCCCGCAGCACAAGGGCGACATTTTCGAAGAGCAGCGCAAGCGGTTCTCCAACATTGAGTTCCCCACATCCGGCCATCCTGCCCAGACTTCCACTCAAACGAAGCGTTACTCCAACATCGAGACGAGTAGCTACGAGTCCAAGAAGCGACTGGAGAACGGTCAGGTGATCTACGACGTCAGCAGCTCCAGTCACGAGAAGAAGGAGCAGGAAGAGCCTCCCGTGCCGCCCATCCCCCCACCGCCAATTATGTCAGCACCGAAATTAAACGGCAGCACTTTCATTGATGGAGACGTGGCGCCCAAAAATAGCCAGCCACCGAAAGAGAGCGGCGGCAACGGTACGTATGAGGAATTTCGGCAGCGTGCCAAGGCCGCTGCGGATGCTTTTGGAGATCAGAGGGATGGGGACCGGCTGGACCAAGACCGCGTGTTCAAGGACTTTGACAGGCTGTCCCAGCAAATGCACGCCGAGCTGCAGACGACCCGTGAGCGACGGGAGAAGTCTGCCTCGCTGTACGATCTCAGTGGCTTCACCCGATCATCTGCGACGGCGAaggaggagctgcagcagcggcggcatgCTCACATGCAGGAGCTGGAGAAGGAGATCGAACGGTCGGCAAGGTCGCGACAGGAGCGCATGTCCTCGGTGCCGCGACAAATGGAGGCCACTCCGCCGCAAACCCACGAGATTCCCATCGAGCTGGAGCCGCGTTCCCGACGTGCCGAGTCCATGTGCAATCTCAACGAACCCCCACCACGTCCGCACACCACAGTGGGTCACTACACTGGCCACCAGGACGACTGGTCGCGGTATGCCAACGATTTGGGTTACTCGGAGAACATAGCTCGACCCTTTGCCAGGGAGGTGGAGATCTGCTATCAGCGACAGAACCAGAATCAGAATCCTAATCCGAATCAGAGGATGCCAATCAGGGCTCCACGGCTTTCAGCCAGCACCAATGACCTGAGCAGCTCCAGCCAGTACAGCTATGATACCTTCAATGCCTACGGGGGGCGGAGAACCCATGCCCCTATGCTTAATCaggcgcaacagcagcagcgtcCCCATTACGGCAGCTGCTACTCCATGATCGAGCGGGATCCCAATCCGCGGTACATTAGCACCACCTCAAGAAGGGGCGTCAGTCCGGCACCAACACCAACATCACCACAAGCTGCTCCACAGGTGCCTCCACCGGCCTACGACCGTCAGCAGAGGAGGTCCTCGCTGCCCAGGGAGCTGCACGAGCAGCAGCTGAAGTACATACTCtccaaggaggaggagctcaAGTTCGAGGTGGAGCGACTGCAGCAGGAACGACGTCGCCTGATGGAGGAGATGCAGAGGGCGCCAGTGCTGCCGGCCCCCCAGAGGAGGGAGAGCTACAGGCCAGCCGCCAAGCTGCCCACGCTGAGCGAGGACGAGGTGTTCCGCCAGCAGATGGCCGAGGAGTGGATGAACAAGGTGGCCGAGCGAGAGGAGCGGCGGCAGCACAAGATCATACGCATATCCAAGATCGAGGACGAGCAGGATCACTCCACGGTGGACAGGGCGACCATCAGCGATGAGTTCCTTGACCGCGTGAAGGAGCGGCGCCACAAGTTGGCCATGCCGGCGGACAGTGACTGGGAGAGTGGGGCGGAATCGCAGCCCCAGCCAGCCGTTCAGTCGCAACCGGAATCGGATGTGGAGGCGCCACCCATCCGCATACTCGAGGGGCAGGCCGAGGCCAATCTCCGCCAGTTGCCACGTCACCTGCGGGAGTTCGCCAAGTTCTCCACCAGCGAACAGCTGCCGAATGGCGGCCAGATGGAGCGGCACGAGGAGCAGGAACGCCGGGAGGAGGCCACCGACAACTCGCACAGCAGTGCCACCAAGAAGACGAGCATCGTGAAGACGTACAAGGTTTCCCGGCTGCCGCCTTCCGTCCAGG CCCGTCCGTCGTACAAGAGCAACGGCTACGTCTCAGAGCCAGAACCCAACTACGATTCCGATTACTCAACGGTGAGGTATCGCACCCAGAATCCGCACCGCGTGCAGTCCGTCTCCTCGGCTGTCAATGTGCGCAACCTCAACCAGGACGAAAA GTTGTATGGTACTATGCCAAATCCCATAAAGTCAGCGCAGAATTCGTATAAAAATCAGCCAGGTCGCATCGAGAACTATACGACAGGTCATTCGTCTGTTTccgaaaaggaaaagaagGAG AACCTAGAACAATCGAAACTATCACCGTTGTACACTGAAGGTAATTTGTCCAG AGCTTTGGCCAAGGAATCCGGTTATACCAGCGACTCGAACCTGGTCTTCCGAAAGAAGGAGGTACCCGTGAGCAGTCCCCTCAGTCCCGTCGAGCAAAAGCAGGCCTACAAGAGTCTCCAGGCAGGCGGAGAACCTCCACTGCTAGGCTTCCGCAAACCAGCGCCCGAGAAGCCCCGTG ATCTCGACCCGAACGCGCCCCCCATTCCCCCCCAGCCGCCGGTCAAGGGTCACACCCTCTACGATTTCCCGTACAACACCGACACCGTCGACGGATCAG ACGTGAACATCCACTTCAAGACCCCGATCAGGCATGAGCAGCGCCAGAACGTGCCGGAGGAGGAACTAGCCATTCGCCAAGCGGAGCACATGCAGAAGCTCTACCACGAGGAGCGCCGTCGCAAGTATCTACAGGAGCTGCAGGACATGAACTCGCGCCGCCACACGGACAACTTCACGCCGTCGCAGAAGTCGCCCATCGCCCTCAATCGCTACGATGACTTCCCCACGGACGTGACCCTCAAGTCGCTGGTGGGTCCCAAGACGGTGGCCCGGGCACTCTTCAACTTCCAGGGACAGAGCTCCAA GGAGCTTTCGTTCCGAAAGGGCGACACCATCTACATCAGGCGGCAGATCGATGCCAATTGGTACGAGGGCGAGCACAATGCCATGATTGGACTGCTCCCAGCCAGTTATGTTGAG ATTGTCAGTCGAGATGGCGCCCGTACCCCATCCAAGCGGCCATCGGAAGGCCAGGCCCGTGCCAAATACAACTTCCAGGCCCAATCGGGCATCGAACTCTCTTTGAACAAGGGCGAATTGGTAACATTGACACGCCGAGTGGACGGAAACTGGTTCGAGGGCAAGATTGCCAACAGGAAGGGCATCTTCCCGTGCTCCTATGTGGAA GTACTCACGGATATTGGTGCTGAGGACATAGCGGCCCGGACTACGACCGTGATCACCACCCAAAGCACGACAAATCTGCGGCCCAATCTCGACGTGCTGCGCACAAACATCAACAATGAGTTCAACACGCTCACGCAAAATGGAGCCCAGCCACCGAATGGAATCCTCAAGGAAACGCGGACGCTCCACAAGACGGACGCCCTCCACGTGGACACCAGTTCCGAGCCATTGGC GTATCGAGCCCTGTACAAGTACCGGCCCCAGAACTCCGACGAACTGGAACTGCTCGAGGGAGATGTGGTCCATGTGCTAGAGAAGTGCGACGACGGATGGTTCGTGGGCACCTCACAGAGGACCGGCTGCTTCGGCACATTCCCCGGCAACTACGTGGAACGGGCCTAG